One genomic segment of Candidatus Eisenbacteria bacterium includes these proteins:
- the bamA gene encoding outer membrane protein assembly factor BamA, which yields MNIGAFIGIKGRIMWGLNFLLIFAVAGPLLAQTETVKSIAVSGNIAVEEGLILSTFPLKAGQELRRDDVANGVKKLYSLGLFSDVQVEATAERDGISLVIKVKEREKISKIEFKGNKKGGTDTLKEKISTSPGQLVDGFRLAEDVEKLLSYYKEEGRPLAKIQWSKTPTETPRGVAIVFEITEGPKVKVRSISFSENQGTTEKQLRKVMATKKKGFLRSGAYKDEYADMDIEKLEAFFKNRGYKDAKVKGHFVNYSADNRWVDLNIEIDEGLRYVIGSVSWNGNKALSDKEVSDAIASQTGTLYSEERIERTRQNLFEAYAEKGYLFVAVTPEMTPQDTVLDVVYMMQEGEPSYVRDIRITGNTRTKEKVIRRELFLKPGDPFKRSLLAHGQRDVFNLRIFEDVLVDYEVDENGRDIDLIFKVKEKQTGTANAGFGYGTATGLTGFAEVGHNNLFGNNQSISLRLERGSRRSNIELSFTDPWLLDTPTTAGFEAYNAQRVLDYYTEYRKGGSVFAEKLVPRSRVVRGSVAYRYEEITLEDVSDTTLALVAGKPQRTSSVTFGLRGVTTDNPFRPKKGGRFRSSVEFAGGRIGGDVNFHKYLFDGRIYKRWLFKPVFMFRGRVGYVSGYTAKDRIPTYEKFRLGGTVYDYLRGYPDYSIHPRGNAAWDGGRFMLGYTTEYQFPIAEPLRGLLFYDVGGTWNSVSTFRASGFMQGFGFGFRIDVPMLGEIGFDYGYGINREEGARWEPHLQLGGPF from the coding sequence ATGAACATCGGTGCATTCATCGGGATCAAAGGCCGCATTATGTGGGGCCTTAATTTTTTGTTGATTTTTGCAGTCGCAGGACCCTTGCTGGCTCAGACTGAGACTGTTAAATCAATAGCCGTGAGCGGAAACATAGCTGTGGAAGAGGGGCTCATACTCTCGACCTTCCCTCTGAAAGCCGGCCAGGAACTAAGGAGAGATGACGTGGCGAATGGGGTGAAGAAGCTCTATTCGCTCGGGCTTTTTTCCGACGTTCAGGTCGAGGCAACCGCTGAGAGAGACGGGATTTCTCTTGTCATAAAAGTGAAAGAGAGAGAAAAAATTTCCAAGATTGAGTTCAAGGGAAACAAGAAGGGCGGTACGGATACCCTTAAAGAGAAAATCTCTACTTCACCAGGCCAGCTTGTCGACGGCTTCCGCCTTGCGGAGGACGTGGAAAAACTCCTCTCATACTATAAGGAAGAGGGACGTCCTCTTGCCAAAATTCAGTGGTCGAAAACCCCCACCGAGACTCCCCGGGGGGTGGCAATTGTCTTCGAGATAACTGAAGGACCCAAGGTGAAGGTAAGAAGCATAAGCTTCAGCGAAAACCAGGGCACAACGGAGAAGCAGTTGAGGAAGGTGATGGCTACGAAGAAGAAGGGTTTCCTGAGAAGCGGCGCCTACAAGGATGAGTATGCAGACATGGACATCGAGAAGCTTGAGGCGTTTTTCAAGAACAGAGGGTACAAGGATGCCAAGGTGAAGGGGCATTTCGTTAACTACAGTGCAGATAACCGGTGGGTAGACCTCAATATAGAGATTGACGAAGGACTGCGATACGTAATTGGAAGCGTCAGTTGGAACGGAAACAAGGCGCTGTCCGACAAGGAAGTTAGTGACGCCATCGCTTCCCAGACAGGGACCCTTTACAGCGAAGAGAGGATAGAGAGAACGAGACAGAATCTGTTTGAAGCTTATGCTGAGAAAGGCTATCTGTTCGTCGCTGTTACCCCGGAAATGACTCCACAGGATACTGTGCTTGATGTTGTATATATGATGCAGGAGGGGGAACCTTCTTACGTAAGAGACATAAGAATCACAGGCAACACGAGAACGAAGGAGAAGGTGATAAGGAGGGAACTCTTTCTAAAACCCGGCGACCCGTTCAAAAGGTCGCTGCTTGCCCATGGTCAGAGAGACGTTTTCAATCTGCGTATATTCGAAGACGTGCTGGTCGATTACGAAGTGGACGAGAACGGGAGGGATATCGACCTCATATTCAAGGTGAAGGAAAAGCAAACTGGAACCGCGAATGCAGGGTTCGGCTACGGGACCGCGACCGGTCTGACCGGATTTGCAGAAGTAGGACACAACAACCTGTTTGGAAACAATCAATCAATCAGCCTGAGGCTTGAAAGGGGAAGCAGGAGGAGCAACATAGAATTGAGTTTCACAGATCCATGGCTGCTTGATACTCCTACGACTGCAGGATTTGAGGCTTACAATGCACAGAGAGTACTGGACTATTACACCGAATACCGGAAAGGCGGATCGGTTTTTGCAGAGAAACTTGTCCCCAGGTCAAGGGTTGTGAGAGGGTCGGTTGCGTACCGGTATGAGGAGATCACCCTCGAAGATGTCTCCGACACTACGCTGGCACTTGTGGCCGGAAAGCCGCAGAGAACCAGCAGCGTCACCTTCGGCCTGAGAGGAGTCACGACAGATAACCCGTTCAGACCGAAGAAGGGTGGAAGATTCAGGTCGTCTGTAGAGTTTGCCGGCGGCCGGATTGGCGGAGATGTCAACTTCCACAAATATCTCTTTGACGGACGAATCTACAAGAGGTGGCTTTTCAAACCCGTTTTCATGTTCAGGGGAAGGGTAGGGTATGTCTCGGGCTACACGGCCAAGGACAGAATACCGACCTACGAGAAGTTCAGGCTCGGAGGGACGGTATACGACTATCTAAGGGGATATCCCGACTACTCCATTCATCCCAGAGGCAATGCGGCATGGGACGGAGGAAGATTCATGCTGGGGTACACGACTGAGTATCAGTTTCCGATCGCTGAGCCATTGAGGGGACTCCTGTTCTATGACGTTGGTGGAACCTGGAACAGCGTTTCGACTTTCCGGGCCTCAGGTTTCATGCAAGGGTTTGGCTTTGGCTTCAGGATAGATGTGCCGATGCTCGGAGAAATCGGTTTCGACTACGGGTACGGGATAAACAGAGAGGAAGGAGCGAGGTGGGAGCCCCATCTCCAGCTCGGGGGACCTTTCTAG
- a CDS encoding OmpH family outer membrane protein, whose amino-acid sequence MKLNMMMICILAAGLLCMFAAPELQAADLKIAFIDSEKIFAAYKGTKEAQKAFNVDVQGWQNEADSRKREIELMRKELESQSLMLSEAKRQEKEAALQKKVSEYEGFVQSIWDPKTGKIAARNDELMKPIVEKVKAILDKIAEAEGYSMVIDAADGNIVYGVKDLDLTDRVIEELNKEG is encoded by the coding sequence TTGAAGCTCAACATGATGATGATCTGTATCCTGGCGGCAGGTCTGCTCTGCATGTTTGCGGCGCCGGAGCTCCAGGCGGCGGACCTGAAGATAGCATTCATTGACTCCGAAAAGATCTTTGCCGCATACAAAGGCACGAAGGAAGCTCAGAAAGCCTTCAATGTGGATGTCCAGGGCTGGCAGAATGAGGCAGATTCGAGGAAGAGGGAGATTGAGCTCATGAGGAAGGAGCTTGAGAGTCAATCTCTGATGCTCAGTGAAGCGAAGAGACAAGAGAAGGAGGCGGCGCTCCAGAAGAAGGTCAGTGAGTACGAGGGATTTGTCCAGTCGATCTGGGATCCAAAGACCGGGAAGATTGCCGCACGGAACGATGAGCTGATGAAGCCGATAGTCGAGAAAGTTAAAGCAATCCTTGACAAAATTGCCGAAGCTGAAGGATACTCCATGGTAATAGATGCCGCAGATGGAAATATTGTGTATGGAGTGAAGGATCTTGACCTCACTGACAGGGTAATTGAAGAATTGAACAAGGAAGGATAA
- the lpxD gene encoding UDP-3-O-(3-hydroxymyristoyl)glucosamine N-acyltransferase, whose product MQIRLKEIAKRLDGRLLGDGEVLIKGVAAIKDAEEGDLTFLSNPKYEAYLSTTKASAIIVKENELKTGKPLIVTDDPYLAFLKTLRMFRPEKAMVAKGIHPSAVIGEGVSLGHDISIGANVVVADGAVVGDEAAIMAGVYIGERASIGKGTLVYPNVTIREECSIGERVIIHSGTVIGSDGFGFVREGKTHQKIPQTGTVIVEDDVEIGANVTVDRATIGATTIKKGTKIDNLVQIAHNVTIGENSIIVAQVGISGSTEIGQNVTLGGQAGIAGHIQIGDNTLVGAQAGVIGSIPPNSTVSGYPALPHNVSMKIHAAMGRLPEVLKRIKVIEKKLQEIEAEKKK is encoded by the coding sequence GTGCAGATTCGGTTGAAGGAGATAGCAAAGAGACTTGACGGCCGGCTCTTGGGTGACGGTGAAGTCCTGATAAAAGGCGTTGCGGCCATAAAAGATGCCGAAGAAGGCGACCTCACATTCCTTTCAAACCCAAAGTATGAAGCGTACCTCAGTACGACCAAAGCCTCAGCAATCATAGTAAAGGAAAATGAGCTAAAGACCGGGAAACCCTTGATCGTAACGGATGATCCGTACCTCGCTTTCCTCAAGACTCTCAGAATGTTCAGGCCGGAGAAGGCAATGGTGGCGAAAGGAATACATCCCAGTGCCGTCATCGGCGAGGGTGTATCGCTTGGACATGATATTTCAATAGGGGCCAACGTAGTCGTTGCGGATGGCGCCGTTGTAGGTGACGAGGCGGCCATTATGGCAGGGGTGTACATAGGGGAGCGCGCCAGTATCGGGAAAGGAACGTTGGTTTATCCGAATGTCACGATAAGGGAGGAATGCAGCATAGGAGAACGTGTCATAATTCACAGCGGTACAGTCATAGGAAGTGATGGATTCGGGTTTGTCAGGGAGGGAAAGACGCATCAGAAGATACCGCAGACCGGGACCGTTATCGTTGAAGATGACGTTGAGATCGGTGCAAACGTGACTGTTGACAGGGCAACGATCGGGGCGACGACCATAAAGAAAGGGACCAAGATTGACAATCTGGTCCAAATCGCACACAACGTAACAATTGGCGAGAACAGCATAATCGTAGCGCAGGTCGGGATATCGGGAAGCACTGAGATTGGACAGAATGTCACTCTTGGAGGTCAGGCAGGTATTGCCGGGCACATACAGATAGGAGACAACACGCTTGTAGGCGCGCAAGCGGGAGTCATTGGTTCCATACCGCCTAATTCCACAGTCTCCGGTTACCCGGCTCTTCCTCACAACGTTTCAATGAAAATCCACGCAGCGATGGGGAGGCTGCCGGAAGTCCTCAAGAGAATCAAGGTAATTGAGAAGAAGCTCCAGGAAATCGAAGCGGAGAAGAAGAAATGA
- a CDS encoding bifunctional UDP-3-O-[3-hydroxymyristoyl] N-acetylglucosamine deacetylase/3-hydroxyacyl-ACP dehydratase, producing the protein MIGKQKTIEKEVSYTGRGLHTGKTTSVVCKPAPADFGVKFVRMDLPQRPVIRVSAGNARYDAHHSRRTILSEGGVEVHTVEHFLAAIAGLGIDNLEIEIDSEELAEPSDGSAAPFVSLLKSGRPIEQDAPKRYFVVNRPVSYCEDSVELLALPYDGLKISFTIEYDNRLVGTQHAAFELNDEIFASEIAPARTFVLLKDVEMLRKKGMIKGGSLDNAIVIEDDHIMNEEPLRFKNEFVRHKILDFIGDLFLLGAPAKGHFVGVKSGHATNVKFVQKLSEMSRQLPEPNVRTGAPKEPLWNVNAIQRIMPHRYPFLLVDRILELEDRKRVVGIKNVTINEPFFAGHFPGHAIMPAVLIIEAMAQAGGVLLLNTVDKPETKLVYFMAIDNAKFRKPVLPGDQLRLELELVKLKARVCKMRGMAFVDGELVAEADLMSQIVDRYPPSSRLCNL; encoded by the coding sequence ATGATTGGAAAGCAGAAAACGATAGAGAAGGAAGTCTCGTACACCGGGAGAGGGTTGCATACCGGAAAAACGACATCTGTGGTGTGCAAACCAGCGCCGGCGGATTTCGGCGTGAAATTCGTCAGGATGGACCTCCCTCAAAGACCCGTGATAAGGGTCAGTGCAGGCAATGCGAGATATGATGCACATCATTCGAGGAGAACTATTCTCTCGGAGGGCGGTGTGGAGGTGCACACGGTTGAGCACTTTCTGGCCGCTATCGCCGGGCTCGGGATTGACAATCTTGAAATCGAGATTGATTCCGAGGAATTGGCGGAACCCTCAGATGGAAGCGCTGCCCCGTTTGTGAGCCTCCTCAAGAGCGGAAGGCCAATCGAACAGGATGCCCCGAAGCGGTACTTCGTTGTGAACAGACCTGTTTCTTATTGTGAAGACAGCGTTGAGCTCCTCGCTCTTCCCTATGACGGACTTAAGATAAGCTTCACGATAGAATACGACAACAGACTGGTTGGAACTCAGCACGCTGCCTTTGAATTGAATGACGAAATCTTTGCCAGCGAGATTGCTCCGGCAAGGACTTTTGTCCTCCTCAAAGATGTTGAGATGCTGAGGAAGAAGGGAATGATAAAAGGTGGAAGCCTCGACAACGCTATTGTGATAGAAGACGACCACATAATGAACGAAGAGCCTCTCAGATTCAAGAATGAATTTGTGAGGCATAAGATCCTGGACTTCATCGGCGATCTCTTCTTGCTGGGAGCTCCGGCCAAAGGACACTTCGTCGGAGTGAAATCCGGACATGCGACGAATGTCAAGTTCGTTCAAAAGCTGAGCGAAATGAGCCGTCAGCTGCCTGAGCCGAATGTGAGAACTGGCGCGCCGAAAGAGCCTCTCTGGAACGTCAATGCCATCCAGCGGATCATGCCTCACAGGTACCCGTTCCTCCTTGTTGACAGAATACTCGAGCTGGAGGACCGGAAAAGGGTCGTGGGAATAAAGAACGTGACGATAAACGAACCCTTTTTCGCCGGGCACTTCCCGGGACATGCGATAATGCCGGCTGTTCTCATAATTGAGGCGATGGCTCAGGCCGGCGGAGTCCTCCTTCTCAATACTGTTGATAAACCCGAGACGAAACTCGTCTATTTCATGGCCATCGACAATGCGAAATTCCGAAAGCCGGTTCTTCCCGGCGACCAGTTAAGGCTTGAGCTTGAGCTCGTGAAGCTAAAAGCACGTGTCTGCAAGATGAGGGGAATGGCCTTTGTTGATGGAGAGCTCGTGGCTGAAGCCGACCTTATGTCCCAGATTGTGGACAGATACCCCCCTAGTTCACGACTATGCAACCTTTGA
- the lpxA gene encoding acyl-ACP--UDP-N-acetylglucosamine O-acyltransferase, protein MQPLTPLVHPAAIIEEGALLGDGVSIGPYSIIEEHAKIGDGSKIGSHVVIEGWTTVGRDCSVGHGSVLGSAPQDKKYRNKKSYVVIGDRNTIREFVTVNSATDEGEKTIIGDDNLLMAYVHVAHNCVIGNHVILANAVNLGGHITIDDYACVGGMTPVHQFVHIGKHAFIGGASRVAMDVAPFVRAAGNPLRASGLNTVGLVRRGFSAEKRAELKRIYRIFFRSGLTAKESIEQLGKEFPASPEAQEFIQFVLKSERGMTR, encoded by the coding sequence ATGCAACCTTTGACGCCTCTTGTACATCCGGCTGCAATAATCGAAGAAGGAGCCTTGCTTGGGGACGGGGTCTCGATCGGACCGTACTCGATCATTGAGGAACATGCGAAAATCGGCGATGGTTCGAAGATCGGCTCCCATGTAGTCATAGAAGGATGGACCACCGTTGGAAGGGACTGCTCAGTCGGTCACGGTTCCGTCCTTGGGTCGGCTCCCCAGGACAAAAAGTACAGGAACAAGAAGAGCTATGTTGTGATAGGCGACAGAAACACGATCCGTGAGTTTGTCACCGTCAACTCGGCGACTGATGAGGGAGAAAAGACCATCATAGGAGATGACAATCTCCTCATGGCATATGTTCACGTCGCCCACAATTGCGTGATAGGGAACCACGTTATACTCGCTAACGCGGTCAATCTTGGGGGGCACATCACGATAGACGATTACGCTTGTGTAGGCGGCATGACTCCGGTCCATCAGTTCGTGCACATCGGAAAGCACGCGTTCATTGGCGGAGCTTCGAGAGTCGCAATGGATGTTGCGCCGTTCGTTAGAGCGGCCGGCAATCCCCTTAGGGCATCCGGGCTCAATACTGTGGGTCTTGTGCGAAGAGGATTCAGCGCCGAGAAGAGGGCTGAGTTGAAGAGAATCTACAGGATCTTCTTCAGGAGCGGGCTCACCGCAAAGGAGAGTATCGAACAGCTCGGCAAGGAGTTCCCTGCCAGTCCTGAGGCTCAGGAGTTCATTCAATTTGTGCTCAAGTCTGAAAGAGGCATGACCCGCTAG